TTTGGAAATACATTTGTCAAATACCAGATTTGGTATGTGATAATCTGTTTATCTGCAACATCATGCTGATCGGTTGAGATTATCAAATATTACACTGCTTAATTCACATTCCTGCTTCTTCAGTTTCTGAGAGTTGAATTCTAGTTTTTTTTCCTCACTTCTGTTTTTGAATTAGCTTAGGTTTCTAAGCCCTCAGGTTCGTGTGAAAGAtatttttatttgattacaTCGCTTATTTAGTCATATATAATTTTTCTCACGATGGAATTTTAATGTGAGttttccacccttattcctttCCCCCTTGTTTAGAAACTTGCAttttgattcttttttttttgtaaggaaATCAATTCTTGCTTAGATATCTATcatttgataaaaataaaataagttaAAGTTTAAATATTTAGTAATTCTAATTGAATTCGTTTCTGAAAATGATTATTCCAAAAAATGCCATTTTATGATCGGAAAGAGGTAATAGGTGTGACCTATGCTACACGGAAACGGAACCTACGGACACCTAGAAACGCTATTTCTAAAAAACTATAGCTAGGAAACGGTATTGGAAATTGAAAAGAAATGGAAACGAACACGAAATGCTAGTGAAGAAGAGTTTCCATGCAACATAAGGTGTGATATTATATTGTTCTAATTAGAGCTGTGTTCAGTAGATCTGATTTTACTTTTTAGTTGACTTATGATGTGGTCTAATGTTGGTTTCAAGATTGCAGTAATCACATGATTCAGTTAAGAGATTctgttttattttcaattttttgacATGAAAGGAAATGTTCATTTCAGGAATTTTCAgctattcttttttattttattctttaactaagaACCTTGATTTCACCCCTTCTTCCCTTGAGTTttagagaatagaaaaggtatCTGCCATTGTATCAGCGATGCTTTACTATAACAACACCAGCTCCAGTATGGTTTTTGAGTTGACAGTAAATCACAAAAAAGTTAAAGTATTGTGGTGAAGCTTCTCCCTCATTTTCTTCAGTCATCTTGCtcacttttttatattttctctgCAGCTGCTGATGTTCTTCTATGGAGAAACAAGAAAATTTCTGCTTGTGTGCTTGGTGGTGCAACTTTAATATGGGCCCTCTTTGAGTTGCTTGAATATCACTTGCTGACTTTAGTTTGCCATATATCAATATTGGGTCTTGCTGCTCTTTTCCTGTGGTCCAATGTGTCCATCTTCATTAACAAGTAAGTTGTTTTCCCCTTTTATCAGGTTTACATTGTGTGTGTACCATATTTAAGTTGACTTTCTGGTGTCACTTAATCAGGTCTCCCGCTGATATCCCTGAAATTATGCTTCCTGAAACTTACATCCGTGAAGTTGCCTCTGCTCTGACAATGGAAATCAATCGGGTACTGAATGGCCTGCACAGTATTGCATCAGGGAAGGATGTGAAGAAGTTTCTCTCAGTAAGTTGATGCATTCAAGATTTTAGGCAGTTCCCCACACCTCAGTTTCACCCCCCTCTCCCCCTCTCCCCTGCACCACTGCCCCTTCCTGTCCCCTTTGAGGatctccatctccatctccatctctattctatatatatatgtttgggTATAAAGATCTTAATGGGGACAGATTGGAGATAGCTTAATTTATCACTGTCAACCAGGGGAAATCTGAAACCTCCCTCATCCCCATGTTCTATAAGGGAAATTTTCAAGGACTACTGGCCTAGTAGATGAAGATATCCCCTGGTACTGTGGTTGTATATGTTATTTCTATGGGACTTCAATAGATAATTGCTTGTTAAATGAGTAATTTTTAACATAGTAGTTTGCCATATTCACTTTGTATGCTGCATAGATGTGGCCTATGTTGTTAATGAGATTGCTCTTTTGTGGTTGTCAGGTAATTGCAGGCTTGTGGATTTTTTCTGTGGTTGGGAATTGGTTTAACTTCTTGACTTTGTTTTACATAGGTAAGCAAACTGAGAAATTTAATTATTGGCGCACCATGCATCAAATTATTGGCTTGGCACCCGGATGACGTGGTGCACCAAGCGCATAATAGAATTTTTCAACCAAACTACTAATGTGAGTTAAAAGATTGGAGTCACTAGTCCTTGACATATGCATAATTCTTTTAAACAGCGTTATTGTTGCTGCACACATTGCCGGTGGCATACGAGAAACACGAGGATAAGGTTGATTCGTTATCGGAGAAGGCATGGATTGAGATCAAGAAGAGGTATGCTCTATTTGATGCAAAGGTTTTGAGTCAAATTCCAAAGGGGCCGCTTAGGGAAAAGAAGAGGGATTAGAATCAGAAGGATGCTGTAATGTTTTGTGGGTTTGATTATTAATATCTAAGAAAGAAAGTATCTCTTCTAGTCTCCTTTTTCTAAAGTAAAAACAATAAATTACGTAAAATAGTTATGGCATCATCCACTACTATTGTCTCTCGCCAGTTGGGATGTATACAGTTAGCTATATTGATACAGACATTTACAGTCAAACCAAGCTTTTTCATGCTTTTTATAGTTTACTATTGCGTAAATACAAACTTATTTAAGGAATAAATATGTAGAGAGTAATTGTATCAGGTATAAAACCGTATTATTTTACTAGTCAGGTCAGTGTCTTAatcttttcaaaataaagataTTTTGTAAGAACAAGGTGTAAATTTGTCACGCTTTCTGAATTTTGGAGAAATTAATGTAGTAATTcaatgttattttgtttttcaataTGATAGCCTGTTTGATTTATGTGCTGTTGGAGGCAAACAACAGTTCCCTAACCGAATACCaaaaaatctcttttttaaTATAGCTTTTCATGTATAAAAGGTAAATAGTAGTTTTCTAATCAAACATTTAAGactctcatttttaatataaaaaggcGAATATGAGGAGAAAATAGAGTAAATAAACATTTTTTATACTGAAACTTAACCGAGGGTAATGGGAATGAATCCGATAAAGCTATCAACTAACGTTACTCGGGAAACATTGATTAATGTTTGTAACATAAAGAGCAGCAATGGAAATAAAGTAACAAATTTTCTCAAAACAAGTTGaggtttaattattatttttggttttAGATAAAGGATACAGGAAGATGTTAGGAGTATCTTTGATGGTTTCTATAAGTGATTAGCTTGCAATTAGCTCAAAATTGGAGCAAGTCAGTTTTACACGGGTGAGCAAATTGGTTCAAATCTAGGTAAGATTTGAAGGTGGACACTGCTTGCCTgtcaaagcaaaaaaaaaatggtgaATTCCGTTAAAATTCACCTTTTAATTGATTAATACAAAAAGTTAATTCACATGTGAGATCTATCAAATTTAGAAGGATTGTAGTGTACCATTAAGAGAATTCACCGCTAGAAAGTGTTGTAGTTTGAAAAACTGACTTGATAAATCAAGTTACATGGTGATGTAGTTCCACCGCGAATCAGCTGGATCGCCGATCCGGTTGATGTTggatttttaaatatttatcaaATCAGATCAAATCGTTTGAACAAGTCGGGCTAACTACGAGCCGGTCTGATTGAGCGGTTGGATCCGATTAATATTTTActcatatttaattaaatatatatatatatatatgtaaaatcaGTAAGTgactactatatatatatatatcggtgGAATTAATTGACTCTACTAGATATATGGTGGCTTCGCTTCTAAAAGTATataacaatttgattttaaactaaactaaaatataatataataatgtCAAAATATTAATACCCATACCAAattgaataataaataaaactaaaatattCAATTCAATTCGGTTTTAAATCGAAAAAATCTAATTTAGATagcaataaaaataacaaataaaaattattatatttctttaattaatttacttaataaaaaaatttaaatactttCAAAATACATGTAGTTTCCATTATTatcttaacaaaaaaaaatacttgaaTTAAATTTGTATGTTGATAATAGACAAATAACTTAGTATGCCATATGGATCAATGATATACCTCGGTTTAAAAAATTGTTGGAAACCCTCTAACCACTAGAGAAACAAATTTAGAAACCCCTCAACTCTAACAAGTCGCCAGGATTGGCGACTCGTTGGGCTTGAAAAAGCCTGAATAACATTT
The DNA window shown above is from Euphorbia lathyris chromosome 1, ddEupLath1.1, whole genome shotgun sequence and carries:
- the LOC136224594 gene encoding reticulon-like protein B1 — translated: MLPETYIREVASALTMEINRVLNGLHSIASGKDVKKFLSVIAGLWIFSVVGNWFNFLTLFYIALLLLHTLPVAYEKHEDKVDSLSEKAWIEIKKRYALFDAKVLSQIPKGPLREKKRD